In bacterium, the genomic stretch TTCTTTTTCCACTTTCCTCTTTTTGCCAAATTAACGTAACCGTTCAGGCTATATATCAAAAGTGTAAGAAAGGGGATAAGGAGATAAGAGTGATATGGAGATAAGATAATAGAAATAGATTGAAATTGATAGAAATAGGTAGAAATTGATTGTGGAAAACAACAAATTTCCATAAATTTCTATTAGTTTCTATTAATTTCAATTTTTTTAATAATATCTCCCTATCTCCTTAATCTCCCCATCTCCTTTTGTTACACCACCTGAACACTTACAAATTAACGAAGAAGACTCATAATAAGGGGTGTGGTAAAGTATATGAGGAAGGCTATGGATGCTAAATACATCATCCAGTGCACTTCACGGAATTTTCCTCTTACAATCTTTATGAAGGTATAGACAATGAAGCCTATGCCAATACCATTTGTTATGCTGTAGGTGAATGGCATTGTCACGAGTATCATAAGCGCTGGAAAGCCTTCCTCAAAGTCAGCAAAGGGAATTTGCAGGATGATAGTGCACATATAGAATCCTACAAGTATCAAGGCAGGTGCGGTTGCCTGAACAGGTATGATACTGATTAGTGGTGATAAAAAGAGCCCAAGAAGAAACAATATACCAACTATTACGGATGTCAAGCCTGTTCTTCCACCTTCGGCTACACCTGCGGCTGACTCTATGTATGTAGTTACAGAACTTGCCGATGCTAATCCGCCGAAGGTAGCACCAAGAGAATCAACAAGTAATACCCGGTTAAGGCGTGGAAGCTTGCCATCTTTAAGAAAGCCACCTCCTTCCCCAACACCAATGACTGTCCCCATCGTGTCGAAGAAATCTGACATCATAATTGAGAATATAGTGAGTATGGCTGTAAGGAATCCTACTTTTGAAAATACCTCGAAGTTTATGCCTGCTCCAAAAGTAGAAAAGTCCGGTAGGCTTATGAGCGATGTAGGTATGACCGCGGCGTTCTTAAATACAGTCAGTCCTGATGTATAATTGACGATGATAGCTAGTATTGTCGTCAGGATGATACCCAGGAGAAGTGAACCGAGAACCCGGTTTGCCATCAGGTAGGCTGTAATAAGAATGCCTATTATGGCAATAAAGACAGATGGTGTGTTTAATTCGCCTAAAGTAACTGGTATGCCTGTTCCTTGTTTCACCAGTCCCGCTTCATACATCCCAATAAAGAGAATAAAGAGTCCAATACCTACACCAATCGCTCTTTTCAAAGACATTGGTATGGCGTTCATAATTGCCTCCCTTAATCCGGTAAGCACGAGTATGGTAATAACCACACCTTCTATGAATATGACACCCATAGCGGCTTGCCAGGGAAGTTTCATCCCCAATATAAGTTGGAAGGCAACAATCGCATTCAGTCCCATTCCTGAGGCAAGGGCAAAGGGATAGTTGGTGTAAAGTCCCATTGTAATGCAAAGAACACTTGCCGCCAGGCATGTTGCCGCAATGGTAGGTGCAAGCCCCGGTCCTACTCCTTCAAGAGGACCTGCACTCAAAATTATGGGGTTAACGAATATAATGTAGGACATTGTCATAAATGTGGTTAACCCCGCAATGATTTCCTTTCTCACCGTCGTATTATTCTCCCGAAGATTGAATATCTTTTCTAAAAACCCTTTCATTAATCTTTACATCCTTTGCATTCGTTAGAAATTTGCTCTTTACTCCTTCTGAATATATATTACTATAAATCTTATTTTATTGTCAAGTAAAAAGTTTCGATCTCAGCAATTCTTGGTGAAAAATTAGATAGAGGCTCATTATTCCTTATTTTTTCTCTCAAAATGTTTACGAAAAATATTTTGTAACTATTCACCGCAGAGACGCAGAGGAACAGAGAAAACATGGAAATAAATCAGATAACAGAAAAAAATTATTGGTGCAGCAATTGAAATACATAAGACATTAGGTCCAGGTCTATTAGAAATGGAATTAAGTGTATAGCCAATAGATTTTAATTTTTTCTGTGTCTCCGCGTCTCTGCGGTGAATAGTTACCATATTTTTATCTATACCTGAACGGTTACTATAAACAGCCTCTTTACTCATAACTTTCTTCCAATGCAGGGAATTTGCCTCCTCGGACATCTTTAATGTATTTCTTCACTGCCTCATTTATTGGTGATTTTAAATCCACATATTTCCGCACAAACTTTGGTCTCACTTCATCATAAAGCCCTAAAATATCATGAATAACCAACACCTGTCCGTCACAATAAGGTCCAGCACCAATACCAATCGTGGGAATATCAAGTGTTTCCGTAATTTCTCTGGCTAATTCATACGGAATACATTCTAAAACTAAGGCAAAAACACCTATTTCTTCTAAGAGTTTGGCATCATCTATTAATTTTTTAGCCGCATCAGGGGTTTCGCCTTGAACCTTATATCCACCCAATAAATGGATTGCCTGAGGTGTAAGTCCAAGATGTCCCATTACCGGGATATCCGCATGAATCATAGATAAAATAGTTTTAGCCACATATTCGCCACCTTCTACCTTGACTGCTTGTGCCCCACCTTCTTTGATAAACCTGCCGGCGTTATAAACTGCATCCTTTACATCCACCTTATATGATAAAAATGGCATATCTCCTACGACCAGGGCATTTGTCGTGCCCTTTGCTACACCTTTGGTAAAGGTAACCATCTCATCTATTCCCACCCCTAAGGTATTTTCATTTCCCAGCATCACCATACTCAATGAATCGCCGACTAAAAGTATATCGACCTCAGCATTATCCAGAATCCGTGCCATTGAGTAATCATAAGCCGTGAGCATCGTTATCTTCTCATTTGCCTTCTTCATTTCCAATAGTTTAGTTGTTGTAACCCTTGACATTTTATTCCTCCTATTTGGTTTTTAATCTTTCCAAAATAGTCTGCCATATATCATCTATTCCCAACTTTTTTGCCCAACGCTCAATGTAATCTCTATCAATCATATCACCAGATATTTTGAGCATACTGGTTATATCTCTAATATGTTTTTCAGATTCCCCTTCTTTATAATATCGCATCTTCATAATTATTACATCTTCAGGAGAGGCAAAACTTGCTTGTGTATCTTCAATTGGAGAAATCTTTTTTATCCTTTCAAACCGACTATTATCAAAGGCATCTTTTTTACAGATAATAATATCTATTTTTAAACCAGATGCTGGATGTATAATATTAAACTGATATTTATGTCTGATTGCATCTCTTATCGCCTCTTCACTTATATAAAATTCATCCGAAGGGAATAATCTTATCAATCCTGGAATATGCTGTTCCCCAATATCTGCAACTACATCAATATCATTAGTAAACCTTGGTTCTCCATAGAATATAGAAGCAATAGAACCGGTTATAAGATATTGAATCCCAAGTGATTCAAAACCCTGCACCAGATATTTAAGTAAGTCATATTGTTCCATAGGATAATCTCCTTACTACTTCCTGTTGAACTTTTCCCTTATCCCAGTCGGGATGCAAAGAAGATAGATAGTTTGTTAATTGTTTCTTTGCAGAATCCCATAAATTAAATGCAATAATTAGTCTTTCTTGGGGAGTTTTTTTTCTTAACACTTCAACCATTAATTCATCTAAAACTTCAAGATTTCTTTTTTCAAGTTTCATAAAATTCCTCACCTTCCATCTTCCAATAGTTTTTCTCTCAACTCCTTTTCTGATGGTAATGCCAATTTATACTTGGATGCAAAAACCTTGTTGCTCAATCCTCCAAGAATATATTTTGCAAAGATGTCATCTTTTTTGGCACAGAGTATAAGGCCAATCGGATCATTTTCATCTTCGGTCTTTTCATTATCTTTGATATAGTTTAGATAAAAGTTCATCTGCCCAATGTCTGCGTGGTCAAGTTCATCTGTTTTCAAATCTATCAGAACAAGAGACTTGAGCAATCTATTATAAAAAACCAAATCAATGTAATAATGACGGTTAGCAATGGTAATTCTTTTCTGACGGGCGACAAAAGCAAATCCCTTACCAAGTTCTAATAAAAAGTGTTGAAGTTTATCAATAAGTGCCTGTTCTAACTGACTTTCAGTATAGGATGTTTCTTCTTTAAGATTAAGAAATTCTAAGATATAGGGGTCTTTGATTACATCTTCAGGCTTTTCAATAATCTGTCCTCTTTCTGCCATTTTCATTACTGCTTTGGTATCTTTGCTTAAAGCTAATCGTTCAAACAACATTGAGCCTATCTGTCTTTTCAGTTCTCGGACAGACCAGTTGTTCTGGATTGCCTCTTGCTCATAAAAAGAGCGGGCAAGTGTTTCTTCCACTTTTAGTAATTCGCAATAGTTAGACCAGGAGAGCATAGGTTCAAATCTGTCGGTCGGCGTCTGGCGAATTAGAGATTTACAAGACAGTGTCTGGGATTTTCCAGATGTCGTCTGGAATTTCTTTAGTTCACCAGATTTCGCAGACAGTGTTTGCGGATTTTGAGATTCGTCAGACAGTGTCTGACGAATTGGGAATGACTGATAGAAAAGCCTCATCATCTTTAAATTAGTAGGAGAAAAACCTCTTCCAAATTTTTCAGTCATATCTCTCGATAACCTTTCTATCAATTGTTCTCCATATTCCCCCCTCGATTTCCCTTTTTGCTCAAATTCTACAATCTCTCGGCCAATTCCCCAGTAAGCTAAAACTTGGGCTCTGTTTATTTCTCTAAATGCCTTATTCCTTGCCTGAGTGAGAATTTCTGCAATTCTTCCAAGCAGACTACTGTAATTTCTTGTAGTTATCTCTTTATTTTTTCCCATTTCCACCTACTATCTACTACCTACTGCTTTTAATATTGGATGGAGAGGGCTATTATTTTTCATCACTTTCTTGTCCTTTTGATATTCTCGATATTTTTCAAACCTACTTCTTCTGCGTAAAACTTGACGCTATCTTTCATACATTTTTTGTCATTCCCTTCATCTAATAATTCTTTTATTGTTTTATTCAAGACTGGATGTTTGATGTCTGGGGCGATTTGAGATAATGGAATTAAAACAAATGTCCGTGCGTGCATTAATTTATGAGGTATTTGTAAATCGGGTAAATCTAAAATAATATCATCATAAAGCAATATGTCTAAATCAATGGTTCGGGGTCCCCATTTCCTTTCTATTTTCTTGCCGAGTTTTCCCTCGATTTGTTTTAAAATAGCCAATAATTCTTGAGGTGAAAGTCTGGTTTTTAGTTCGGCGACTAAATTTAAAAACCAATCCTGTTCTTTAAATCCAATAGGTTCTGTTTCATAAATTGGTGAGGTTTTAATCACCTTTATCCGGCTATTAATGAGTTTTATTGCCTCTTTAATATTTTTTTCTCTATCGCCTAAATTTGAGCCAAGAGAGATATAAACTTTACTCATTTTTGCTTCTGGTAATCTCAGCCGCGACATAATTTACTACACCCGCAATAGGGACTTGGGGTTTTGTTACCCGAACAGTGACTTCAATTGCTCTGGTTTTGTCTAAAATTGCCTGAGCAATGTCTGTGGCTAAAGATTCAATTAGCCGATATTTTTTCTTTTGTTCAATGTTTTTCACCAAATTATACACTTCTTTGTAATCAACCGTATCTTCAAGGTGTTGGACTGACTTTAAATCTAAATGTAGTTCTACATCGACTAAGAATTTTTGCCCCAACTCTTGCTCAATCTCAGTTACACCATGATAGCCATAAAAAACTATTTCTGAAATGATAATCTTATCTAAATTCATCTTACCACTTTTTTTTGAACTCCCCTGTCTTCAGAAGAATAAGGATTAAATCCTTTTGTCTTTTTACCTGAAGTAAAATCCTATTATTATCCTTAACCGTCTCGATAGTTTTTTTAAAATCTTTAATATCTTTTATTTCCATATCATTAATCTTAATAATAATGTCCTTTTCATAGAGTTGTGCATCAGAGGCACAGGTGTCCCATTTTACCTCTGAGACAAAGACCCCGTCTTTTGAGTCTAATTTGTAATTCCGATAGATATAGTCAGTTATTTCCTTAACCGCAAAACCAAAGTCTGTTTCTAATTCATCAGCTTTTATCTTTGGCTGTTTGGCGATTTTTAAAGTAAGGTTGAGCGGTTGTTTATCTCTGATTATCTTTATCTGGACTTCTTGACCGATTTTAGAGTCTCCCACTATTCGGATGAGTTCATTTACTGCTTCGGGTTTTTCTGCCTTAACTTTTTTGCCATCAAATTCAGTGATAATATCAAGTGGTTTAAGTCCACTTCCCGCCGCAGGAGAGTTTTCGAACACACCATTTATTATTACGCCGGTAACTTCGGGCAAGCCAAATTGTTGGGCTATATCCCGATTAAATTCCTGGATTGAGACACCTATCCAGCCTCGCTCGATTTCCCCTTGAGTTTTTAATTTATTTATGACCTCTTTAACCACGCTGATAGGAATAGTAAAACTAATGCCTCTCCCTGCCCCACCACTATTTATTCCGATGACCTCACCTTTTAAATTTACCAGAGGTCCACCGCTACTCCCCGGGTCGATTGAGGTATCTGTCTGCAGGAATTCATTTATTATTTCACCTTCGGATTCAATGTCTCTTCCCTTAGCGCTAATTATGCCAAGATACACTGTTCCATCCAATCCATAAGGATTACCAATGGCAATTACCCATTCGCCGACGCAAGTTGTATCTGAATTCCCAAGCACAGGATATTTTAGTTCCTGGTGATGTTCTATCTTTAGCAAGGCTAAATCGGTTAATTTATCTATTCCAATTATCTTCGCCCTGTATTTTGTAACATCATTTAGCATTGTTACCATCGCTTCATCAGCCTCACTAATCAAATGTTCAGTCGTAACGATATACCCTTCACGGTCTAATAATAACCCGGAGCCCAAAACCCTTCGTTTAGCCCCACCTTTTTTCTGGACGGCCTCGATATGGACAACCACAGGTTTTATTTCATTTGACACCTCAATGATTTTTTCCTGAAGTCCCATAAACATCTCTAATCCTGTATTATTAGCCAATAAGTGAACAGGAAATAATAGCAATAAAGAAATGATAATTAGTTTTCGCATTCAAGTTCTCCTTTTTGTGTAACTATTCACCGCAGAGACGCGGAGATACAGAGAAAAAATTAAAATCTATTGGCTATACGCTTAATTCCATTTCTAATAGACCTGGACCTAATGTCTTATGTATTTCAATTGCTGCACCAATAATTTTTTCTGTTATCTGATTTATTTCCATGTTTTCTCTGTTCCTCTGCGTCTCTGCGGTGAATAGTTACCTGCTGTTTAATTAACTCCATTTTTCACTTCGGATGACATCAATCAATTCCCGACCGTAAATAAGTTTTCCTATCTTTAATATCTGGAGTGCAAATTCATCTTGTTCAGTATATTTGGCACGAAGTTCATTAATAAACCATATTTTTGCACTGAGGGAATTTCCAAAGGCTTTTCTGACTTCTTCTTGTGTATATTCCAGCGCTTGCTCCACTGCCCTTAGATTCATATCATCACGAATCACCAACAAAAGGTCAATACTGGAATCTGATTCCTGTCCATTGTGCAGAATATTGCCATATAAAACTATTGATTCTACAAATACCCGAAGTCTATTTGTCAATATTTCAGTTAGTTTTAAGACTAATTCTTTTTCTGACCTGAATAATGTTCTTAAGATATCTCGAGCAAACATATTTTCTTCATTAAGTTTATATAAAATTGCCCGACCAATAGTTTTGGGAATAGTAATACCATGGAGTGAAAGTTCACGAAGGACCTGGTGAGTTTTTAAGTGGGATAAGCCAACTTTTCTTGAAATTTCCCGACCGGTTAAATCACCCGGTTTTTCAAATAGAAAGCGTAAAATTCTGACCTTAGACCGCTGCCCAAGGATAGAATCAAGTGGGTCTAAAAACTGCATCTTTCCCCCTCCCTTTTACTAAAGAACGCTCTCGGATAAATTTGAGCCTTGATTTTATTAATCTTCACACTCCTCGAATTTTCCCTTCACCCCCATGTTTGGGATAAAAGGGTTAGGGTTAAGAAGTTAGTTTTGTTTAGTGGTTAGAAATTTGCCCAAAACACTGTTCGAACTTCTCCCCTATAGTTTTACTAATATCTTAACCCAACTTCCATAGTGAGTTTATCGAACCTACGGGCTTCCTAACCGTAACTTTTACCTTTTATCCGAGAGGCTTCTTTAATTTCGGATTGCAGATTGTTGATTGCAGATTTTTTTCACTCCGCAATTTTAAATAACACATACCCGGTGATGATTAATATCATAATGAATTTAGGGCTATAAATTTCAGTTTAGTGAAGGCTTTTTGAATTTAAGACAATATTTCTTTTTAACTTCTTCTGCTTCTCTGTGAATTTTGGCGATCAAATTATCTGTAGGTAAATTCTTCTCTTCTTCGTAAAACCTTTTCTGAATTTCATGAATTTCTTTCATTGGTCTGGGTTCTTTATACATCTTCTACTACTTCCTTTGGTGTGCAAATATCTATATTTTTATAACCTAAAAGGGTATTTACACCCATGACTTTTACCCTTGTTTTATGTTTTATCAGATGCTGAAAGTTCCAGGTTACTAAAATGTCTATGTCGTTTATTGTGGTTAAAGCAATGTGTAGAGCATCGTCTCTATAAGCTGGCGGAATAATTTCTTCACTTATATATTTTTCAGCCAAAAGAACGGTTTCCTCGTTCACCTTCAATGGTTCTTCTAATTCTATGCTTCTCATAAATTCAAGCAGGGCTTTTCGTTTTGTTTCATTCTCTGTGGCTGATATTTCCCGTAAAACCACCTCAGAGATAAAACCATCATAGATACCTTGCTTAATCTCACTGCATAACTTTTTGGTTACTTCTCTATCCTCCAAAGAAATATCATCAGCTATAGCAAAATTGATTATGGATGTATCTAAATATAGCTTTAATTTTCTCATCACATTGCCCTTTGGCTTCCTAAAGTTAGATGCTCATTTTTATTTTATCACACCTAACTTACCTGTCTTTTTCTCACCGGTATTAGTATCTATAATAAGATAGATGTAAATTCCACTGGCAACAGTTCTATTGTCCTCATTAGTAACATCCCAGGTAGCATTGTCGTTAAATGGGATCTTTTTTACTAACTCACCAGCTATATTAAATATTTTAATTACACCACTTCTCCCAGCTAATTTACTAAAGGTCATCTTATGAGGAGGATGTACAGGATTAGGCCAGACAAATACATCTTCTATTGGATATATTGAAGCCGCTAAAACAAAATTTATCCCGCTCAGTGCCATAACTAATAGTCTACCTTTAGTAGACACAACTTCCACATTTACTACTTGGGCCTCCGGGGTCTGATAACCTTTGGGTGGGACAACCCTAACTTCATAAGTTCCAGGCGGCAACCCTGCAATTAGATAAGAACCATCTGGTAAAGTAGTCGTACTTCCCTTAAGAGTAGAAGTTCCATTCTCAAATGTTAAATATGCCTCAATCAATATGTTAGCTAATCTATTGCCTAACTCATCAGATATATTTCCACAGATTGAACCACCTAAGACTGCAAATCTATTACTTTCACCCTCTGTTTCTTCAGTATAAGTCAGAATAGTTACACTACCACAGGCGTTAGAGATGGTTACCGGATGATTACTCAAGACCCCATCAATAAATTTTACCGTCTTATCATAATCTATAGTCTCTGTAGTATCAGCAAAGGTATTAGATGTGCCATTGTAACCTGTAACCGTATTTCCATCTTCATCTTTAGCCGTTACGGTAATTTCAAAAGGTATCTCTACTATCTGGTCATCAATCGTATTAAAGACAAAATGATGTAGTCTGCCAGGTAATACAGTAATTACCTCCGTCATATCTGATAAAGAAGACTCGGCAACCACACAGCCCGTGCCTACGGTTGTAAAGTCTAAAATAACACCTGTTCCCGTAGTCGTAGATAGATTACCAATATTACCGATTAATGTCCAGCGGACTTCTTTTACACCAATTTCCAGATTTTTGGCATCAAAGGTTTTTGCAAAAATCTCTAATTTATCATCTGCGGTCAAAATCACACTCTCAACTGCCTGATTATTTTTATCTACGATAACTAAGTGATGTTCATTACCAACCAGGACAGTAATTAAACCCGTCGAATCTGTCAACCCTGATGATAGTTCGATAATGGTAATTGTGCCTTTTTCGTTAATCAATGGTTCGAAAATAGTCATTGTTCCTTGAGTCGTAGATAAAGTGCCAATATTACCAGTTATACTCCAGACAACCTCTACCGGCCCCTTATCATTTCCCCATTTATCATATCCGTAAGCAAAAAGTAGATGATTTTTATCAGTCGTGGTCTCTAAATCCCCAATTTCTTTACCAGAGGTATCCTCTATCCTTACATAATTAGTGATTCCGGGTAATGTTGTAATTGTCCCTGTCAGACAGGTATGTCCTTTATCATCCCAAATCTTTATCATGCCTTCCCCGACGGCTCCTTTACCTGGATAAAATATAGTTGAAGTGCCATAAGTCGTAGATAAACTACCAATATCACCGATTATTTCCCAGTGAACTAATTCCAATCCGCAGGTATTAGTGTCTTTATCATAACCCATCGCATAAACTATTAATTCATCATCCGCGGTCAAGGAAAGGTTACCAATTTCATTTCCTTTTTCATCCTCTATCTTCAAAAAGGCACATTCACCGGCATCAATCTTAATTTCTGCCGTTGCGGTATGTCCTTGATTATCGTAGGCAATTATCGTGGCAGTCCCAACTTTAATTAAGTCAAGCACGGAAGAAACTCCCTTTTCCTTTGAAAAGATACCTGATTCAGGATTAATTTGCCAATGGACAACAACATCACCGATTAAATTATTTTCTTGAGAATATGCTTTAGCTAATAAATCCAGTGTATTATCAGTGGTAAAACTACCACCTTTGAATATTTCCTGTTGTGATAAAATTTCTATGTGGTGAATGGGAATAGGAATAGCGGCGTCATTCAAGAAGAGTTTTGTGATAGTGGTTTTATCTGCTAACGCACCAGATAAAATCAGGTCTAAATCCCCATCTTTATCATAATCACAAGGTGCTAATGCAGAAAAACTTACGCCCGGTAATTCTTGAGAAGTATCCTCAATTAATATGCCATTATCATTACGATATACTTTAGTGATAGGTTTCTCCTTGCCCTGACCTGTAATAAATAAGTCAACATCGCCATCTAAATCATAATCAGCCCAGACGGCAAATGAATGAAAAGCAGGTTCAACTTTTTGGTCAATATCCTCAACTAAAGTTCCATTGACATCTTTATATATTTTAATAATGCCGCCTTCTGGCGTCCAACCCGTAACCAATAAATCTAACCTGCTATCCCCGGTATAGTCTCCCCAGGCTACCGACCCATAATACATGCTGATTAAATTTTGGACTATCTCTTCAGTAGTTCCATCTTCTTTCTTTTTAAATAGCTTGGTGTAAGGTTTCCAATTAGAATCATGGCCCGCATGGGCATAAATATCCTGTTTTCCATCCTTATCAGAATCTGCCCAGGCAATCGAGCCATAGCCAATAGCGGGATGTTGTTCTGGGTCTTCGGTAAGTGTGCCATTGACATTGGTATAAATTTTAGAGGTAGGGCAAACAGAGGCATCATATCCGGCAAGGCTTAAGTCTAAATCTCCATCTGAATCATAATCAGTCCAACCTATCTTCCCATACGAAATACCTATTAGTTGTTGTTTTGTATCGTGGGTTAATATTCCAGTATCATTTCGGTAAATAAGGGTTTGAGGGCCATCGGCATTACGGCCACAGATGGCTAAATCTAAATCATTATCTTTATCATAATCCCCCCAGGCAATAGATGTTTGATTTAAACCAACTAATTGTTGTCCTGAATCTGTAAATTTAGCCGCCCAGGACACAGAGGTGAAAAATAAAACGAAAAAACTAATACATAATCTTAATTCTCTTTTCATAATTTAATCCCTCCCCTAATTTTATTAATTAAAATAGTAACTATTCACCATTCACAATTCACAATTTCTTCCCTAAATTTCCTTAATAATGGTGAATGGTGAATTGTCAATTGTGAATTATCACTCTTCACGGTGTCAAGCAAACCTGGCCCAAGAGTTCGATGCACCGCTATAGCGCATCCAATGACTCTATTCGATAATTCATCAAATTTCACTTCGTGCTCTCCGTACCCTTCGTGGTGAATAGTTACTTAAAATCTAAACTTTTGCGTTTTTTGCTAACACTTTGTATTTCAATCTCTTGTGTAAATAAGGGGAAACGGGAAAGGGGGGAAAGGAAAAAGAAGTATTTTTCTCTAAGTATAAGAAATATAGTTAGTTATACATGAAATTCTTTTTCCCCTTTCCCCAATTTTCTCCATTTCCCCTTTCTTACACCTAAAAAAACGCAAAAGTTCAATTAAAATATAACATAATTTTCTTTTATTGTCAAGAGGCTGGTGAGAATTTTTTTAAAATATCTTATACTATTTTGGTAAAACCTACTAAAATTAATTGTAGTAACCGTTCACCGCACAGACACAGAGACGCAGAGAAGAAAATTAAAATTTATGATTAACCAATCTGGTTTGCCTGCTGAACATTCGGCAAGCAGGTTCTATTGTCGTGTTGAATAAGTTTTGCACGGCGTATCATCAGATTTCATAACCTGCAAACGGATAATTGGTAACTGGTAACTGGTTAAATAGTTTCGTCCTGAGATCAGCCGAACGGTATTTAATTACCAGTTACCAATCACCAGTTACCAGAATCAAATTCCGTGCGTTATTTGTTCAACACGACACTATGTATTTCAATGTCTGCATCAATAATCTTTTTATGTGCTCTAATTTATTTCTATGTCTTCTCTGTTCCTCTGCGTCTCTGCGGTAAATTACCACCTGAACGGTCTCCAGGTAGTTGAAAGACAAATAAAAATCCTTGACTTAAATAAAGATAGAGGGTATAATGGATAGAAGTGTTCATCTGTGAATTTTCCGCCATCAGAGAGCAAGTGAAGGGGGAAGAGTAATCAGTGGAGAGTAGTTTACTGTTCATTGACTAAATATGCCCTGGGGGGTTGTATCTCCCTCATCTCAATCTA encodes the following:
- a CDS encoding trypsin-like peptidase domain-containing protein; the protein is MRKLIIISLLLLFPVHLLANNTGLEMFMGLQEKIIEVSNEIKPVVVHIEAVQKKGGAKRRVLGSGLLLDREGYIVTTEHLISEADEAMVTMLNDVTKYRAKIIGIDKLTDLALLKIEHHQELKYPVLGNSDTTCVGEWVIAIGNPYGLDGTVYLGIISAKGRDIESEGEIINEFLQTDTSIDPGSSGGPLVNLKGEVIGINSGGAGRGISFTIPISVVKEVINKLKTQGEIERGWIGVSIQEFNRDIAQQFGLPEVTGVIINGVFENSPAAGSGLKPLDIITEFDGKKVKAEKPEAVNELIRIVGDSKIGQEVQIKIIRDKQPLNLTLKIAKQPKIKADELETDFGFAVKEITDYIYRNYKLDSKDGVFVSEVKWDTCASDAQLYEKDIIIKINDMEIKDIKDFKKTIETVKDNNRILLQVKRQKDLILILLKTGEFKKKW
- the folB gene encoding dihydroneopterin aldolase, with the translated sequence MNLDKIIISEIVFYGYHGVTEIEQELGQKFLVDVELHLDLKSVQHLEDTVDYKEVYNLVKNIEQKKKYRLIESLATDIAQAILDKTRAIEVTVRVTKPQVPIAGVVNYVAAEITRSKNE
- the panB gene encoding 3-methyl-2-oxobutanoate hydroxymethyltransferase, with product MSRVTTTKLLEMKKANEKITMLTAYDYSMARILDNAEVDILLVGDSLSMVMLGNENTLGVGIDEMVTFTKGVAKGTTNALVVGDMPFLSYKVDVKDAVYNAGRFIKEGGAQAVKVEGGEYVAKTILSMIHADIPVMGHLGLTPQAIHLLGGYKVQGETPDAAKKLIDDAKLLEEIGVFALVLECIPYELAREITETLDIPTIGIGAGPYCDGQVLVIHDILGLYDEVRPKFVRKYVDLKSPINEAVKKYIKDVRGGKFPALEESYE
- the folK gene encoding 2-amino-4-hydroxy-6-hydroxymethyldihydropteridine diphosphokinase — protein: MSKVYISLGSNLGDREKNIKEAIKLINSRIKVIKTSPIYETEPIGFKEQDWFLNLVAELKTRLSPQELLAILKQIEGKLGKKIERKWGPRTIDLDILLYDDIILDLPDLQIPHKLMHARTFVLIPLSQIAPDIKHPVLNKTIKELLDEGNDKKCMKDSVKFYAEEVGLKNIENIKRTRK
- a CDS encoding PDDEXK nuclease domain-containing protein, which codes for MGKNKEITTRNYSSLLGRIAEILTQARNKAFREINRAQVLAYWGIGREIVEFEQKGKSRGEYGEQLIERLSRDMTEKFGRGFSPTNLKMMRLFYQSFPIRQTLSDESQNPQTLSAKSGELKKFQTTSGKSQTLSCKSLIRQTPTDRFEPMLSWSNYCELLKVEETLARSFYEQEAIQNNWSVRELKRQIGSMLFERLALSKDTKAVMKMAERGQIIEKPEDVIKDPYILEFLNLKEETSYTESQLEQALIDKLQHFLLELGKGFAFVARQKRITIANRHYYIDLVFYNRLLKSLVLIDLKTDELDHADIGQMNFYLNYIKDNEKTEDENDPIGLILCAKKDDIFAKYILGGLSNKVFASKYKLALPSEKELREKLLEDGR
- a CDS encoding PIN domain nuclease encodes the protein MMRKLKLYLDTSIINFAIADDISLEDREVTKKLCSEIKQGIYDGFISEVVLREISATENETKRKALLEFMRSIELEEPLKVNEETVLLAEKYISEEIIPPAYRDDALHIALTTINDIDILVTWNFQHLIKHKTRVKVMGVNTLLGYKNIDICTPKEVVEDV
- a CDS encoding GxxExxY protein, whose product is MEINQITEKIIGAAIEIHKTLGPGLLEMELSV
- a CDS encoding NCS2 family permease, coding for MKGFLEKIFNLRENNTTVRKEIIAGLTTFMTMSYIIFVNPIILSAGPLEGVGPGLAPTIAATCLAASVLCITMGLYTNYPFALASGMGLNAIVAFQLILGMKLPWQAAMGVIFIEGVVITILVLTGLREAIMNAIPMSLKRAIGVGIGLFILFIGMYEAGLVKQGTGIPVTLGELNTPSVFIAIIGILITAYLMANRVLGSLLLGIILTTILAIIVNYTSGLTVFKNAAVIPTSLISLPDFSTFGAGINFEVFSKVGFLTAILTIFSIMMSDFFDTMGTVIGVGEGGGFLKDGKLPRLNRVLLVDSLGATFGGLASASSVTTYIESAAGVAEGGRTGLTSVIVGILFLLGLFLSPLISIIPVQATAPALILVGFYMCTIILQIPFADFEEGFPALMILVTMPFTYSITNGIGIGFIVYTFIKIVRGKFREVHWMMYLASIAFLIYFTTPLIMSLLR